From Poecile atricapillus isolate bPoeAtr1 chromosome Z, bPoeAtr1.hap1, whole genome shotgun sequence, one genomic window encodes:
- the LOC131592737 gene encoding coiled-coil domain-containing protein 134-like isoform X1, which produces MASVAPSSLWAAAANMDFLFICPFLLALLLSQGSFTDLEKQRADSGLEIYKKLFEVKRKDQMNALKNLIELNDINQQYKIIDIMLKGLFKVLEDSRAVLIAADVPPDGPFPQDEKIKDAYSHVVENTAFFGDVVLRFPKIVHHYFDRNSNWNSLIRWGIGFCNLTGVFEQGPHSQVLRLMAQELGISEKSPDYRNPFKTDQSEFFPSADTFQKALRDEEKRRKKEEKRKEIRKGPRISRSQSEL; this is translated from the exons ATGGCATCAGTAGCCCCAAGTTCCCTGTGG GCTGCAGCGGCCAACATGGATTTTCTCTTCATCTGCCCCTTTCTGCTGGCAttgctgctgtcccagggcaGCTTCACAGACCTGGAGAAACAGAGAGCTGACTCTGGCTTGGAAATCT ataagaagctgtttGAGGTGAAGCGCAAGGACCAGATGAATGCTCTGAAGAACTTGATTGAGCTCAATGACATCAACCAGCAGTACAAAATCATTGACATCATGCTCAAGGGACTCTTCAAA gtgctggaggaCTCCCGTGCTGTGCTCATTGCTGCTGATGTGCCTCCTGATGGGCCCTTCCCTCAGGATGAGAAGATAAAGGATG CATACTCCCATGTGGTGGAGAACACTGCCTTCTTCGGGGACGTCGTCCTGCGCTTCCCCAAGATCGTGCACCACTACTTTGACCGCAACTCCAACTGGAACAGCCTCATCCGCTGGGGCATCGGCTTCTGCAACTTGACGGGTGTGTTCGAGCAGGGACCCCACTCCCAGGTCCTGCGGCTG ATGGCTCAGGAGCTAGGAATCAGTGAGAAATCACCCGATTACCGCAATCCCTTTAAAACGGACCAGTCAGAG TTTTTCCCCAGTGCTGACACCTTTCAGAAGGCGCTGCGGGatgaggagaagaggaggaagaaggaagagaagcGGAAGGAGATCCGCAAGGGCCCACGCATCTCCCGCTCACAGTCAGAGCTGTAG
- the LOC131592737 gene encoding coiled-coil domain-containing protein 134-like isoform X2, translating to MDFLFICPFLLALLLSQGSFTDLEKQRADSGLEIYKKLFEVKRKDQMNALKNLIELNDINQQYKIIDIMLKGLFKVLEDSRAVLIAADVPPDGPFPQDEKIKDAYSHVVENTAFFGDVVLRFPKIVHHYFDRNSNWNSLIRWGIGFCNLTGVFEQGPHSQVLRLMAQELGISEKSPDYRNPFKTDQSEFFPSADTFQKALRDEEKRRKKEEKRKEIRKGPRISRSQSEL from the exons ATGGATTTTCTCTTCATCTGCCCCTTTCTGCTGGCAttgctgctgtcccagggcaGCTTCACAGACCTGGAGAAACAGAGAGCTGACTCTGGCTTGGAAATCT ataagaagctgtttGAGGTGAAGCGCAAGGACCAGATGAATGCTCTGAAGAACTTGATTGAGCTCAATGACATCAACCAGCAGTACAAAATCATTGACATCATGCTCAAGGGACTCTTCAAA gtgctggaggaCTCCCGTGCTGTGCTCATTGCTGCTGATGTGCCTCCTGATGGGCCCTTCCCTCAGGATGAGAAGATAAAGGATG CATACTCCCATGTGGTGGAGAACACTGCCTTCTTCGGGGACGTCGTCCTGCGCTTCCCCAAGATCGTGCACCACTACTTTGACCGCAACTCCAACTGGAACAGCCTCATCCGCTGGGGCATCGGCTTCTGCAACTTGACGGGTGTGTTCGAGCAGGGACCCCACTCCCAGGTCCTGCGGCTG ATGGCTCAGGAGCTAGGAATCAGTGAGAAATCACCCGATTACCGCAATCCCTTTAAAACGGACCAGTCAGAG TTTTTCCCCAGTGCTGACACCTTTCAGAAGGCGCTGCGGGatgaggagaagaggaggaagaaggaagagaagcGGAAGGAGATCCGCAAGGGCCCACGCATCTCCCGCTCACAGTCAGAGCTGTAG